From a single Serratia surfactantfaciens genomic region:
- a CDS encoding oxidoreductase: MASAKTILITGVSSGFGQALAREALAVGHRVVGTVRNSEALQAFAALDTLRAFGYLLDVTDDERIDEVVGEIESAVGPIDVLVNNAGYGHEGILEESPLAELRRQFNVNVFGAVAMIKAVLPGMRQRRRGHIINITSMGSFITLPGISYYCGSKFALEGISETLSKELAPFNLHVTAVAPGSFRTDWAGRSMVRSPRRLPDYDALFEPVRQARQEKSGKQLGDPVKAAHAMLALIESQTPPTHLLLGSDALSLVRQKLEALGQEIEQWEKLTRSTDG, translated from the coding sequence ATGGCATCTGCAAAAACGATTTTAATTACCGGCGTCAGCAGTGGCTTTGGTCAGGCGCTGGCGCGGGAAGCCCTCGCCGTAGGGCATCGGGTTGTAGGGACGGTGCGCAACAGCGAAGCACTGCAGGCTTTCGCCGCGCTCGATACGCTGCGGGCTTTTGGCTATCTGCTTGATGTCACGGACGATGAACGTATTGATGAGGTGGTTGGAGAGATAGAGTCCGCCGTCGGTCCGATAGATGTGCTGGTGAACAATGCCGGTTACGGCCATGAAGGCATTCTGGAAGAATCCCCGCTTGCAGAGCTGCGCCGCCAGTTTAACGTCAATGTGTTTGGCGCGGTGGCGATGATCAAAGCCGTGCTGCCGGGCATGCGCCAGCGCCGTCGCGGTCACATTATCAATATCACCTCAATGGGCAGTTTCATTACCTTGCCCGGTATCAGCTATTACTGCGGCAGCAAATTTGCACTGGAAGGGATATCAGAAACCTTAAGTAAAGAGCTTGCCCCGTTCAACCTACACGTGACCGCAGTAGCGCCCGGCTCGTTTCGAACGGACTGGGCCGGGCGTTCAATGGTACGCAGCCCTCGCCGTCTCCCTGACTATGACGCGTTATTTGAACCTGTTCGTCAGGCGCGTCAGGAAAAAAGCGGCAAGCAACTCGGCGATCCCGTGAAGGCGGCTCACGCCATGCTGGCATTGATCGAGAGCCAGACCCCACCTACGCATCTGTTGTTAGGCAGTGACGCATTAAGTTTGGTGCGGCAAAAGCTCGAGGCGTTAGGTCAGGAAATTGAACAATGGGAGAAACTCACCCGTTCAACGGATGGCTGA
- a CDS encoding AraC family transcriptional regulator: MSDMIALMNRLAVQEGYNLTALPDVRILRSDRPLARTPVLYDPGIVIVCQGSKRGYFGQQTYLYDEQHYLAVSVPVPFVMETDASAAHPLLAIYMHLDFQLAAELMLQIEQHGAPHPPVAPQSMMSSPMDGAVKMAVLRLLEVLANPLEAAILGPARVRELYFRVLTGAQGNAMRAALALQGQFGKIGKALQHIHAAYAEPLKLTQLAMMAGMSVPTFHSHFKAITQMPPMQYVKSVRLHQARMLMVRQQITAAAASYAVGYESPSQFNREFKRLFGLPPAEEIKRMQRHFAIPPAQPASVFVSSH; this comes from the coding sequence ATGTCCGACATGATTGCCCTGATGAATAGACTTGCGGTGCAAGAGGGATACAACCTCACTGCCCTACCTGATGTGCGAATTTTGCGTTCCGATCGCCCGCTTGCCAGAACGCCGGTGCTTTACGATCCAGGGATCGTGATCGTCTGCCAGGGCAGCAAACGCGGCTATTTCGGTCAACAGACCTATTTATATGATGAGCAGCACTACCTGGCGGTTTCGGTGCCGGTACCGTTTGTGATGGAAACCGACGCGTCGGCAGCACATCCGCTGCTGGCGATTTATATGCATCTGGATTTTCAGCTTGCCGCGGAACTGATGTTGCAGATTGAACAGCATGGCGCCCCGCATCCTCCCGTCGCGCCGCAAAGCATGATGTCGAGCCCCATGGACGGCGCGGTAAAAATGGCCGTACTTCGCTTACTTGAAGTCCTGGCTAACCCGCTTGAGGCAGCGATCCTCGGCCCGGCGCGGGTGCGTGAGCTTTATTTCCGCGTATTGACAGGCGCACAGGGCAACGCAATGCGTGCCGCATTGGCCTTGCAGGGCCAGTTTGGCAAGATCGGTAAAGCGTTGCAGCACATCCATGCCGCTTACGCGGAGCCGTTAAAGCTGACGCAGCTGGCGATGATGGCCGGCATGAGCGTGCCGACCTTTCATAGCCATTTCAAAGCGATAACGCAGATGCCGCCAATGCAGTATGTGAAGTCGGTACGCCTGCACCAGGCACGGATGCTGATGGTGCGCCAACAAATCACCGCCGCCGCCGCGAGTTACGCCGTTGGCTATGAAAGCCCATCGCAATTTAACCGCGAATTCAAGCGTCTGTTTGGCCTGCCACCGGCAGAGGAGATAAAACGCATGCAGCGTCACTTCGCCATTCCGCCCGCGCAGCCTGCGTCGGTATTTGTTTCATCGCACTGA
- a CDS encoding GNAT family N-acetyltransferase encodes MKTKQSKIPKSIYRPMHDNEFDLWGGLSLNDYVEDLMANHRYSRKKAQIEASKSFKTALPAGINTQNNHFRTYEHDSQAAGYLWFSLEDNSAFLSDIMLLPEFQGKGMGRDFIRAFLNELTQQGAYEVELRVSPDNQRALKLYKEFGFRITGFDMSLLLGSD; translated from the coding sequence TTGAAAACAAAACAGTCAAAAATCCCCAAATCAATTTATAGGCCCATGCATGACAACGAGTTTGACCTCTGGGGGGGCCTCTCTTTAAATGACTATGTTGAAGACCTGATGGCAAATCATCGGTACAGTCGTAAAAAAGCCCAGATAGAGGCGTCGAAATCATTTAAAACAGCCTTGCCAGCGGGAATCAATACTCAAAATAACCATTTTAGAACTTATGAACATGACAGTCAGGCTGCGGGATATCTGTGGTTTAGCCTGGAAGATAACTCAGCCTTTTTGTCAGATATAATGCTTCTCCCAGAATTTCAGGGTAAGGGAATGGGTCGGGATTTTATCCGTGCATTCCTGAATGAGCTGACTCAACAGGGCGCATATGAGGTGGAACTCAGAGTGTCACCGGACAATCAAAGGGCTTTGAAATTATATAAAGAGTTTGGTTTTCGGATAACTGGTTTTGATATGAGTCTTTTGCTAGGATCCGACTGA